In Candidatus Methylomirabilota bacterium, the following proteins share a genomic window:
- a CDS encoding iron transporter, translating into MSCRWAALGVWLVLAALPAVPARGQGLVPVGEPAVQAGIRVRVGYLPWAVSLDPPRPAVEGPHVIHLQVEVEAVRGNPYGLDPDDDVPYLRIPFVLVHEPTGRRQEGVLEPMVSRDGFHYGANVALIGPGPQSLTLEVSPPEGLARHTDPRTERRSWWAAFTLTWRFRYTPGE; encoded by the coding sequence GTGAGCTGCCGCTGGGCCGCCCTCGGTGTCTGGCTCGTGCTGGCCGCGCTACCGGCCGTCCCGGCCCGGGGCCAGGGCCTCGTTCCGGTCGGCGAGCCCGCGGTCCAGGCGGGGATCCGGGTCCGCGTCGGCTACCTCCCGTGGGCGGTTTCGCTCGATCCCCCGCGACCCGCCGTCGAAGGACCCCACGTCATCCATCTCCAGGTCGAGGTGGAGGCGGTCCGGGGCAACCCGTACGGGCTCGACCCCGACGACGACGTCCCCTATCTCAGGATCCCGTTCGTGCTGGTGCACGAGCCGACCGGGCGCCGGCAGGAGGGGGTGCTCGAGCCCATGGTGTCGCGCGACGGCTTCCATTACGGAGCGAACGTGGCGCTCATCGGCCCCGGCCCCCAAAGCCTCACCCTCGAGGTGAGCCCCCCCGAGGGACTCGCCCGCCACACCGACCCGCGGACGGAGAGGCGATCCTGGTGGGCCGCGTTCACGCTGACGTGGCGCTTTCGGTACACGCCCGGAGAGTGA